From the Corythoichthys intestinalis isolate RoL2023-P3 chromosome 13, ASM3026506v1, whole genome shotgun sequence genome, one window contains:
- the LOC130927684 gene encoding gastrula zinc finger protein XlCGF26.1-like, whose product MLKIHSITHTGEKPFACLDCGKKFISKNILKSHTRTHTGEKPFSCSVCGQRFTEKQSLKIHSRIHTGEKPFSCSICGQGFTSKQILKRHSRTHTGEKPFACSDCGQKFSRKNDLKNHTRTHTGEKPFSCSVCGKRFTQKGALNTHTRTHTGEKPFSCSVCGQVFTQIHHFKVHTRTHTGEKPFSCSVCGKRFTQKSALNTHTRTHTGEKPFSCSFCGQGFTSKQILKRHSRTHTGEKPFSCSFCGQGFTSKPILKRHSRTHTGEKPFACSDCGKKFSQKNDLKIHTRTHTGEKPFACSDCGKKFSRKIDLKRHTRTHTGEKPFSCSVCGKRFTQEGALNTHTRTHTGEKPFSCSVCGKRFTQKSALETHTRTHTGEKPFSCSFCGQGFTEKQRLKIHLRTHTGEKPFSCSVCGQGFTSKKILKKHSRTHTGEKPFACVDCGKKIN is encoded by the coding sequence atgttaaaaatacactcaataacccacactggagaaaaaccttttgcctgcttagattgtggtaaaaaattcaTTAGCAAAAACATCTTAAAAAGTCACACTAGAACTCACACTGGTgagaaacctttttcctgctcagtttgtggtcaaagattcactgaAAAACAAAGCTTAAAAATACACTCGAGaatccacactggtgaaaaacctttttcctgctcaatttgtggtcAGGGATTCACTTCAAAGCAAATCTTAAAAAGACACTCAAGAACCCAcaccggagaaaaaccttttgcctgctcagatTGTGGTCAAAAATTTAGTCGCAAGAACGACTTAAAGAATCACACTCGAacacacactggtgaaaaacctttttcctgctcagtttgtggaaaaagattcactcagaagggcgccttaaacacacacacaagaacccacactggtgaaaaacctttttcttgctcagtttgtggtcaagtatTCACTCAAATTCACCACTTCAAAGTAcatacaagaacccacactggtgaaaaacctttttcctgctcagtttgtggaaaaagattcactcagaagagcgccttaaacacacacacaagaacccacactggtgaaaaacctttttcctgctcattttgtggtCAGGGATTCACTTCAAAGCAAATCTTAAAAAGACACTCAAGAACCCAcaccggagaaaaacctttttcctgctcattttgtggtCAGGGATTCACTTCAAAGCCAATCTTAAAAAGACACTCAAGAACCCAcaccggagaaaaaccttttgcctgctcagattgtggtaaaaaattcagTCAAAAGAACGACTTAAAAATTCACACTAGAACCCAcaccggagaaaaaccttttgcctgctcagatTGTGGTAAAAAATTTAGTCGCAAGATCGACTTAAAACGTCACACTCGAacacacactggtgaaaaacctttttcctgctcagtttgtggaaaaagatTCACTCAGGAGGGCgccttaaacacacacacaagaacccacactggtgaaaaacctttttcctgctcagtttgtggaaaaagattcactcagaagagtGCCTTAGAAACACACACGAGAACCCACaccggtgaaaaacctttttcctgctcattttgtggtCAGGGATTCACTGAAAAGCAAAGATTAAAAATTCACttgagaacccacactggtgaaaaacctttttcctgctcagtttgtggtcagggATTCACTTCAaagaaaatcttaaaaaaacactcaagaacccacactggagaaaaaccttttgcctgcgtAGATTgtggtaaaaaaattaattag